Genomic segment of Methanocorpusculum sp.:
CCGGACACATATAAATTTTTTTAACTTGTGCCGGGAAATGAAGGGGATATCCCCTGCATTTACAGCCGAACGAACTTTGCTGCAGTGATCCCGTCACTTGACGCGACTTCCTTCATCACTTCAGGAGAGACGACATCGTCAACAGCGAGGATCATCAGAGACTCGGAACCGACATTCCTGCCGCCGACCTGCATACTGGAAATATTTACATGATGCTTGCCAAGGATCATACCGACCGGACCAACAACGCCCGGACGGTTCACATGATCTGCAAGGATCACAAATCCGCTTGGGACAAGATCCGTCGCGTATTTGCCGATCGAAAGGATACGCGGACCTGCACGGGTAACGATACCCGAGATCGACTCGCTGCCTTTCTCCGTCTTGAACGTGAGCGTCACAAGAGACTTGTAATCGCCTGCTTCGGTCGAGGTCTTCTCAAAGATCGTAATACCGCGTCCCTGGGCAATGATCTCGGCGTTCACGATGTTTGCCGGCTCATGAAGGACCTGCTCAAGCATGCCTTTGATCCCAAGCCTGGTCACATACTTCAGATTCTGCTTAAGGTCGGCGATCTCACCGAGGTAGGCAAACTCGACTTCCGTGATCGCACCGTCAGCGATCTGGGCAGCAAGGCTTCCCATCTTCTCTGCAAGAAGCGCATACGGATCGATCTTCGATTTGACTTCCGGCGTTACGAGCGGTGCATTCACCGCGCTCTTTGCAGAACCGCCTTTCAGGACATCGATACACTGATGAGCAACGGAGATAGCCACATTCTTCTGGGCTTCGACCGTACTTGCTCCAAGGTGAGGAGTAACGATCACAGAATCCAGTTTCAGAAGCGGGGACTCGGTCGGCGGTTCGGTCTCGAACACATCCAGAGCAGCTCCAGCCACTTTGCCGGCGACGATCGCATCATAGAGATCCTTCTCATCGATTATACCGCCACGGGCACAATTGATCATCCGGACACCGGTCTTCATCGTGGCAATAGACTCCTTGTTCACGATATGGGTCGTTGACGGGATAAGAGGCGTGTGGACCGTGATAACATCTGCACGGGTAAAGAGCTCAGCAACGCTCATCATCTCAACACCCATCGCGGCTCCGACTTCTGCCGGGA
This window contains:
- the serA gene encoding phosphoglycerate dehydrogenase, with amino-acid sequence MSFKVLVSDPLAAEGIAILKGFCEVDEKADLSEDELVKIIGEYDALIVRSGTQVTARIIEAADKMKYIGRAGVGVDNIDCEAATKKGIIVSNAPEGNTLAATEHTIAMMMAMARNIPQASASLKKGEWKRSKFMGNEMNGKVLGVVGFGRIGREVAKRAQALQMTVIAYDPFIPAEVGAAMGVEMMSVAELFTRADVITVHTPLIPSTTHIVNKESIATMKTGVRMINCARGGIIDEKDLYDAIVAGKVAGAALDVFETEPPTESPLLKLDSVIVTPHLGASTVEAQKNVAISVAHQCIDVLKGGSAKSAVNAPLVTPEVKSKIDPYALLAEKMGSLAAQIADGAITEVEFAYLGEIADLKQNLKYVTRLGIKGMLEQVLHEPANIVNAEIIAQGRGITIFEKTSTEAGDYKSLVTLTFKTEKGSESISGIVTRAGPRILSIGKYATDLVPSGFVILADHVNRPGVVGPVGMILGKHHVNISSMQVGGRNVGSESLMILAVDDVVSPEVMKEVASSDGITAAKFVRL